The Chiloscyllium punctatum isolate Juve2018m chromosome 28, sChiPun1.3, whole genome shotgun sequence genome includes a region encoding these proteins:
- the glmp gene encoding glycosylated lysosomal membrane protein, with the protein MDVSVSLLLCWFVTVFPELVRGSRSDSHRKVSFEYNPGRSTRRVEPSPNVLHVRAVGSSDTIHYLWSTLGAPTVLLVYTSSPNSSLHINWTRLEQRDPSNAVHVEPAEAVVHSAAVIFSRVLEYDDAGNVADISRVPASSFYPAYQLEELSWDNVNATLDPRRLTAQLCGRNASDQLFGNGSFTFRIAAFEDTGRDMELPRLLHTANSSRLEFLIDGVAPRGNHSRFALELFTLEGLGARPELRLHHSIDDEYTPSIFQMDQLVALGENGSTIASFLQWKPVAYTSQHPSLANSVPARQYGLQPGRNHSLPAFSLAYAFYGAPLPGGPRLAAMNISFGGPDRGLYEPGRHIRWSALIGHGEPPQERFSVLVIVIMTVALGLPVLLLLLGGVTVCIIHRRRTTTLYQPVN; encoded by the exons ATGGATGTGTCAGTTTCATTGCTACTTTGTTGGTTTGTTACAGTCTTCCCGGAACTGGTGAGGGGCTCCAGGTCCGACTCCCACAGAAAG gTTTCCTTCGAGTATAATCCAGGACGAAGTACCCGACGGGTTGAGCCCTCTCCCAATGTCCTGCACGTGCGGGCGGTCGGATCCAGCGACACCATCCACTACCTGTGGAGCACCCTGGGGGCACCCACCGTCCTGCTGGTCTACACCAGCAGCCCCAACAGCTCCCTGCACATCAACTGGACTCGCCTGGAGCAGCGGGACCCCTCCAACGCTGTGCATGTCGAGCCAGCCGAGGCTGTCGTCCACTCTGCCGCTGTCATTTTCTCCCGG GTGTTAGAGTACGATGACGCGGGCAACGTGGCCGATATCTCTCGGGTGCCGGCAAGCAGCTTCTACCCAGCGTACCAGCTGGAGGAGCTTTCTTGGGACAATGTCAATGCCACCCTGGACCCCCGCCGCCTGACTGCCCAGCTCTGCGGCCGCAACGCCAGCGACCAGCTGTTCGGCAATGGGAGCTTCACCTTCCGG ATAGCGGCCTTTGAGGACACAGGCCGGGACATGGAGTTACCGCGCCTCCTGCACACGGCCAACAGCTCGCGGCTGGAGTTCCTCATCGACGGGGTGGCCCCCCGGGGGAACCACTCTCGCTTCGCCCTGGAGCTGTTCACCCTGGAGGGCCTGGGGGCCCGTCCTGAGCTCAGACTGCACCACAGCATTGACGATGAGTACACCCCCAGCATCTTCCAG ATGGATCAGCTGGTAGCGCTGGGCGAGAATGGGAGTACGATTGCCAGCTTCCTCCAATGGAAGCCAGTGGCCTACACTTCCCAGCATCCCTCGCTGGCCAACTCGGTGCCCGCCCGCCAGTACGGCCTGCAGCCGGGCCGCAACCACAGCCTGCCGGCCTTCAGCCTTGCCTACGCCTTCTACGGTGCCCCGCTGCCCGGGGGACCCCGCCTGGCAGCCATGAACATCTCCTTTGGCGGGCCAGACAGGGGGCTCTATGAACCTGGGAGGCACATCCGCTG GTCGGCTCTGATTGGACACGGGGAGCCTCCCCAGGAGCGGTTCTCTGTCCTGGTGATAGTGATCATGACTGTAGCCTTGGGGTTGCCTGTCTTGCTGCTGTTGCTGGGTGGAGTGACGGTCTGTATCATACACCGGAGACGAACCACCACTCTCTACCAGCCCGTCAACTAG
- the LOC140453832 gene encoding transmembrane protein 79-like, producing MGKLAEQWPGDWSGLRPSWLAWLFFSCVLAFPPTGIVVYGLARCCSSAVDPFGPRREEVEIHLRFVTDSIHLYVLFVVNLVVLSTYLPQEGLKLVPLLTAFFALARLIYWLTFAISSTFRGFGYGLTFFPILGLVVVNLCYMFVLAPDKLFATSPGELEEKDVGSRPRQRFWG from the exons ATGGGCAAGTTGGCAGAGCAGTGGCCGGGGGACTGGTCAGGCTTGAGGCCTAGTTGGTTGGCGTGGCTTTTTTTCAGCTGTGTGTTGGCGTTCCCGCCCACAGGCATCGTGGTGTACGGCCTAGCAAGGTGCTGCTCCTCTGCTGTCGACCCTTTCGGGCCCCGCAGGGAGGAGGTGGAGATCCACCTGCGCTTCGTGACTGACTCCATCCATCTCTACGTCCTGTTTGTCGTCAACCTTGTGGTCCTATCCACCTACCTCCCTCAGGAAGGGCTCAAACTCGTCCCGCTGCTGACCGCCTTCTTCGCTCTGGCCAG GCTGATTTACTGGCTGACGTTCGCCATTAGCAGCACATTCCGTGGATTCGGATACGGCCTGACCTTCTTCCCCATCCTGGGTCTCGTGGTGGTGAATCTGTGCTACATGTTTGTCCTGGCACCGGACAAACTCTTCGCTACGTCCCCCGGCGAGCTGGAAGAGAAGGATGTTGGCTCCAGGCCTCGCCAGAGGTTCTGGGGCTGA